CCTTTGTTGATGATGACCATCCGGTCGCAGGTCGCTTCGGCCTCGCTCAGGATATGGGTGGAGAGAATCACCGTTTTCTCCCGGCCGATCTCCCGGATGATCGCCCGGATCTCTACGATCTGGTTTGGATCGAGGCCGGAGGTCGGTTCGTCAAGAACGAGGATCTCCGGATCACTCATCATGGCGTGGGCCAGTCCGACCCGCTGCTTGTATCCTTTGGAAAGTTCATGAATCGGTTTGTGCATCACGTCATTCAGGCCGCATAACCGTGCCAGTTCTTTGATGCGGCTCATCCGGTTTGCCTCCCGGAGTTTGCGGAGACCGGCCACAAAGAGGAGGTAATCGTAGACGAGCATATCCGGATAAATCGGCGCCGACTCCGGCAAATAGCCGATCATCTCCTTGATCTTGATGGCATGGTCATGAATGTTTAAGTCCCGGACGGTGATGTTGCCGGAAGAGGGGGGGAGATAACAGGTCAGGATCCGCAGGGTCGTTGATTTGCCGGCCCCGTTGGGACCGAGCAGGCCCAGGATCTCTCCCTTCCGTATTTGAAAACTGATTCCGTTGACGGCATGAACATCGCCGTAATGCTTTGTGAGGTTTTCCACCCGTATCATCGGCAATTTCCTCCCTGGATGAACTGCGAAAGGATGCAGTTCACAGATGAACCCTGCTTCGTATAGGCAGGAAAGCGGCCGGAAGGCATGCGATAAGGATGTCTTCAAACGATACGATCGCCCTGAAACCTTTCCTGCGAAACACGGAATTACGGACAGGGTATTTTGAAAACGTCGGGAAATATATGCCTCTCGTATTTGTTTGTCAAGACCTGACTTTTTAATCTCTCTTTGGGGTTAGCCTATGCTCCGCAGTTATTCCCTATGAGTGGTTTTTCTCGGAGTTTTGTATGGAGCATCTTTAAGCGGGGAGAGAGAAGGTTCCCTGGACGATCTGTCTCATCGGAGAAGATTAATGACGACCGTTTCTACTGTCTTCACGCATGTTGTGTCTTTGCGAACCGGTTTTTAAGTTTTCGGATTCGAAATTATCACGGGTGCTGTAATTATTGTGTAATCGATTACATAGTTGTGTAGTCCGTTACATAAGCATTCCCCGATTCCGAGCTTTTCTGTATTTCAACATTTCTGAATAATCTTTATCTAACGGTAAGATACGGACCGGCACCTCTGAATGGTAAAATGGCATGCTCCTTGCTACCGTATGGAGGTGTGTGGAGAAAAAGGAGGTCCATTATGAAGAGGTCTGAGCAAGAGGGATACACTCTAATTGAACTTGTTATCACCTTGTCAATTGTTGCGCTGACGCTGCTTTTTTCGGCACCTTCCATTGCCGATTGGGCACCTTATTACCGAATGAAGGGAGATGCTACAACGATTGCAGGGATGCTGACCAATGCCCGTTTTGAGGCGGTGAAGCGAGGACAGAATGTAACCGTTACCTTCGATCCCTCGGCAGAAACGGTAACGGTCTCTGCGGGAGGAACGACTCTGAATACCTACACACTCAGCCAATCCGTTGATTTCGGAATTAATCAGGTAATAGAAAAAGACGACTTAAATGCCAGTGGTCATCCGCCTACGAAAAAGATTACCTTCGCTGGTAGTAGTGTTGTCTTTGCTTCCAACGGTGCTGCAACGCCGGCGGGCGAACTCTATTTGATGTTTGACCCGGCGGCCACTGTAAACAAACAGTATTTTTTCGGGGTTGCCGTAGAAGCGAGTGGACAAGTGACATATTCTCGCTGGAATGAATCAGGCGCCGCCTGGGATTAGGAGGAAAGAAATGTATCGCAAAAG
The DNA window shown above is from Deltaproteobacteria bacterium and carries:
- a CDS encoding ATP-binding cassette domain-containing protein — protein: MIRVENLTKHYGDVHAVNGISFQIRKGEILGLLGPNGAGKSTTLRILTCYLPPSSGNITVRDLNIHDHAIKIKEMIGYLPESAPIYPDMLVYDYLLFVAGLRKLREANRMSRIKELARLCGLNDVMHKPIHELSKGYKQRVGLAHAMMSDPEILVLDEPTSGLDPNQIVEIRAIIREIGREKTVILSTHILSEAEATCDRMVIINKGKIVADGPTETLKERAGGEYTVEISLQEENFEQVQKAFAGIPDVDAPKRIGSRNGTLDFSLTCRTAKDLRPVLYEIIRKQEWRLLEFHRKTRTLESIFRQLTKEG
- a CDS encoding prepilin-type N-terminal cleavage/methylation domain-containing protein; translated protein: MKRSEQEGYTLIELVITLSIVALTLLFSAPSIADWAPYYRMKGDATTIAGMLTNARFEAVKRGQNVTVTFDPSAETVTVSAGGTTLNTYTLSQSVDFGINQVIEKDDLNASGHPPTKKITFAGSSVVFASNGAATPAGELYLMFDPAATVNKQYFFGVAVEASGQVTYSRWNESGAAWD